TCTGGGAGGCCTCCCAAAAAAGCCCCGAGCGTCGAGGCATGGGGACCACGGTGGTCGTCGCCCTGGCGAACGGGCCCCGCCTTTCGGTCGCCCACGTGGGAGACAGCCGCCTCTATTTGATGCACGGCAACGAATTCCGCCAAATCACGCAGGACCACTCCTTGGTGGCCGAGCAGGTGGCCAAAGGCCTTCTGACCCCGGAACAGGCGGAAACCTCGGACATCCAGAACGTCTTGACGCGGGCCTTGGGGGCCAAACCCGACGTGGACGTTGACGTGTCGGAACCGACGCTGTCGTCGGGGGATTTGATTTTGGTGTGTTCGGACGGGCTTTCCCGCATGGTCAAAGACGAGGCCATCGCCGGGGAACTCCGCCGTTTGAAGGAACCGACGGAAATGTGCCATAATCTCGTTCAACTCGCTTTGGAGCAGGGCGGTCGCGACAACGTGACGGTGGCCGTCGCGCGCGCCCGGGGCGGGGGGTTCTGGTCCTCGGTGGCACGGGTTTTCGGACGAAAACCGGCGGCTCACGCCGGCTGACAGGATCGAAGGGGCGACAACGTGGCCAAACTTCTTTTAAAATTCAACGGCGCGATTCTTAAAGAATTGCCCATCGTGTTGCCGGAAACCACCATCGGCCGCCGCCCCGATTGCGATCTCGTGATCGACAACCCCGCCGTCTCCGGACATCACGCCAAGGTCCTCATGGAGCCCACCGGGGCCTTCTTTGTGGAGGACGTCGGCAGCACCAACGGGACTTACCTGAGGGACCGAAAAGTCACCAAGTCCCCGCTGCATCACGAAGACGAACTCGTGATCGCCAAACATTCCGTAACGTTTATCAACGAAGAAGAAGCCGCCCGGGCGGCCGCGGCCGCCGTTCCTCGGGAAGCCCTGACTTCCGACGCGACCATTGTGATGTCGTCCCCGCCGCCGCCCCCGAAAATCACCGCCGACAAGGTTGGCTATTTGCGCACCGTCGAGGGGGATGCGCCAGCGGAACCGTTGGCCCTCACTCACTTGACCACCTACATTGGGAAATCCGCCCAGGCCCACATCAAGCTCAAGGGGTTTTTCCAGCCGGATTTGGCTTGCTGCATTGTTAAAAAAGCCGAAGGACATTCTCTGACCTCGCTCAAAGACAAAGTGGTGAAGTTGAACGGCGATCCCTTAATGGACCAGGCCCAGGTTCCTTTAAAAGAAGGGGACGTGATCAATGTGGGCGGCCTCAAACTGCTTTATTTCCTGCAGGACACTCCTTAACTTCCTCCCCCGGCGTTTCCGCCTTTCCCGACCCTTGACTTTGGGCGCGGGCTGCCTATCCTTAAAGAGATGAGGAACCTCCCCCGTGAATTTTGGATCCCGGCCTTGGCTTTCCTCGGCTTGTCTTGGGCCGCGGAACCGGCGTTGGCCCTGAACGTTCGAACGATGACGGGACGGGCCGAAGTGAAACGGTCCGGCCGTACCGATTGGCGCCCGATTGACGGCTCCATGGCGTTAAAGGAAGGCGACACCCTCCGCACGGGTCCCGCCGGGAAAGCCGAACTTCGGATGGGCGAAGGGCATCGGCTCTCGGTGCGGGAAAAAACCACCCTGACCGTGGTGTCGGGTGGAAAGAGCCTTCAATATCGATTCCACGTTTTGGCCGGC
The window above is part of the Elusimicrobiota bacterium genome. Proteins encoded here:
- a CDS encoding FHA domain-containing protein; this translates as MAKLLLKFNGAILKELPIVLPETTIGRRPDCDLVIDNPAVSGHHAKVLMEPTGAFFVEDVGSTNGTYLRDRKVTKSPLHHEDELVIAKHSVTFINEEEAARAAAAAVPREALTSDATIVMSSPPPPPKITADKVGYLRTVEGDAPAEPLALTHLTTYIGKSAQAHIKLKGFFQPDLACCIVKKAEGHSLTSLKDKVVKLNGDPLMDQAQVPLKEGDVINVGGLKLLYFLQDTP
- a CDS encoding Stp1/IreP family PP2C-type Ser/Thr phosphatase produces the protein MKLSTAVLSDAGKVRRNNEDSCFSDDDLGLLVVADGMGGHAAGEVASQLAVQIIRDQVVNAFKTGTIPASEAPLHLSERGRLLHSAVRLANDMIWEASQKSPERRGMGTTVVVALANGPRLSVAHVGDSRLYLMHGNEFRQITQDHSLVAEQVAKGLLTPEQAETSDIQNVLTRALGAKPDVDVDVSEPTLSSGDLILVCSDGLSRMVKDEAIAGELRRLKEPTEMCHNLVQLALEQGGRDNVTVAVARARGGGFWSSVARVFGRKPAAHAG